The Martelella sp. AD-3 genome includes a region encoding these proteins:
- the mfd gene encoding transcription-repair coupling factor, whose amino-acid sequence MIAGFNPKKLDGLSGAVTIANAVPGTEPLVLAEMARAGQSVAYVLSDGQRIADFEQMLGFAAPDIPVLTLPAWDCLPYDRVSPGADTSARRLSALSGLIAHAQKPHPAIILVTVNAMLQKLPPREIVATLGFSARAGQVIDMEVIVRRLTDAGFERVPTVRAVGEYAVRGGILDVFVPGEENGLRLDFFGDTLESIRAFDAATQRTIGSVKAFTLNAMSEVTLNDGTIARFRKNYLSLFGASTRDDALYQAVSEGRRYAGMEHWLPLFYERLETVFDYLAGFRIIFDHAAREAASERADLIEDYYEARRTNLGAAHGGQGAPYKPVPPDMLYLDETAFAAGLEASEAVRLSPFNEASSLGKPVIALEAHAGPRWAVAAQARKGDDGERANVFEEAVRHIADTRAKGGRVLITGWSEGSLDRLLQVLKEHGLSKIKPIKALSDLQRLSKGEAASAVLSLEGGFETGDLHVIGEQDILGDRLIRKTRKNRKASDFITEVSGLDEGSLVVHAEHGIGRFTGLRTIEAAGAPRDCLELHYADDAKLFLPVENIELLSRYGSDAADVPLDRLGGGAWQAKKARLKKRLLDMADELIAIAAKRATRTAPPLVAAEGLYDEFAARFPYEETEDQYNAIEAVRGDLGLGRPMDRLICGDVGFGKTEVALRAAFLAAMNGVQVAVVVPTTLLARQHYKTFIERFRGLPIKVAQASRLVSAKELAQTKKDLSEGKVDVVVGTHALLGTTIKFANLGLLIIDEEQHFGVRHKERLKELKSDVHVLTLSATPIPRTLQLAMTGVRELSLITTPPVDRMAVRTFISPFDPLVIRENLMREHYRGGQSFYVCPRLSDLEEVQAFLQAEVPELKVAVAHGQMAAGQLEDIMNAFYDGSYDVLLSTTIVESGLDVPTANTLIVHRADMFGLAQLYQLRGRVGRSKIRAFALFTLPANKRLTDTAERRLKVLQSLDTLGAGFQLASHDLDIRGAGNLLGEEQSGHIKEVGFELYQQMLEEAVAEAKGDEDAGGSDWSPQIGLGTSVMIPESYVPDLNLRMALYRRLGELTDAGDIDAFGAELIDRFGPMPEAVQSLLKVVFIKSLCRTANVEKLDAGPKGIVVTFRNKEFPNPAGLVQFIAEQSVSAKIRPDQSVFFNRDLPTPDKRLGQAAIIMNKLSKIAEAG is encoded by the coding sequence ATGATAGCCGGATTCAACCCGAAAAAGCTGGATGGCCTCAGCGGCGCCGTCACCATTGCCAACGCCGTGCCGGGCACCGAACCGCTGGTGCTGGCGGAAATGGCGCGCGCCGGCCAGTCCGTCGCCTATGTGCTCTCCGACGGCCAGCGGATCGCCGATTTCGAGCAGATGCTCGGCTTTGCCGCCCCTGACATTCCGGTGCTGACGCTGCCGGCCTGGGACTGCCTGCCCTATGACCGCGTTTCGCCCGGCGCCGACACCTCCGCACGCCGTCTCTCTGCGCTTTCCGGCCTGATCGCGCATGCCCAAAAGCCGCATCCGGCCATCATCCTCGTCACTGTCAATGCCATGCTGCAGAAACTGCCGCCGCGCGAGATCGTCGCGACGCTTGGTTTCTCCGCGCGCGCCGGCCAGGTGATCGATATGGAAGTCATCGTCCGTCGTCTGACGGATGCCGGTTTCGAACGGGTGCCGACCGTGCGGGCCGTCGGCGAATATGCGGTGCGCGGCGGCATTCTCGATGTCTTCGTACCGGGAGAAGAGAACGGACTGAGGCTCGATTTCTTCGGCGACACGCTGGAATCGATCCGCGCCTTCGATGCCGCGACCCAACGCACCATCGGCTCGGTCAAGGCCTTCACGCTCAACGCCATGAGCGAGGTAACGCTGAACGACGGGACCATTGCGCGATTCCGCAAGAACTACCTGTCGCTCTTCGGCGCCTCGACGCGCGACGATGCGCTCTACCAGGCCGTTTCGGAAGGCCGCCGCTATGCCGGCATGGAACACTGGCTGCCGCTGTTCTACGAGCGCCTGGAAACGGTGTTCGACTATCTCGCCGGCTTCCGGATCATTTTCGACCACGCCGCGCGCGAGGCCGCGAGCGAGCGGGCTGACCTGATTGAGGACTATTACGAGGCCCGGCGCACCAATCTGGGCGCCGCCCATGGCGGGCAGGGCGCGCCCTACAAGCCCGTGCCGCCGGACATGCTCTATCTCGATGAGACGGCATTTGCCGCCGGTCTCGAAGCAAGCGAGGCCGTGCGGCTTTCGCCGTTCAACGAGGCATCATCGCTCGGCAAGCCGGTGATCGCGCTCGAAGCCCATGCCGGCCCGCGCTGGGCCGTTGCCGCGCAGGCGCGCAAGGGTGACGACGGCGAGCGCGCCAATGTGTTCGAGGAAGCCGTCCGGCATATTGCCGACACGCGCGCGAAGGGCGGCAGGGTGCTGATCACCGGATGGTCCGAGGGGTCGCTCGACCGGTTGCTGCAGGTCCTGAAGGAACACGGGCTTTCCAAGATCAAACCGATCAAGGCGCTCTCCGACCTTCAGCGGCTCTCCAAGGGCGAGGCGGCGAGCGCGGTCCTGAGCCTCGAGGGCGGCTTCGAGACCGGCGACCTGCACGTGATCGGCGAGCAGGACATTCTCGGCGACCGACTGATCCGCAAGACCAGAAAGAACAGGAAAGCCAGCGACTTCATCACCGAAGTTTCCGGACTGGATGAAGGCTCCCTGGTCGTTCACGCCGAACATGGCATCGGGCGGTTCACGGGACTGAGGACGATCGAGGCGGCGGGCGCGCCGCGCGACTGCCTGGAACTGCATTATGCCGATGATGCCAAGCTGTTCCTGCCGGTCGAGAACATCGAGCTTCTGTCGCGCTACGGTTCCGATGCCGCCGACGTGCCGCTCGACCGGCTCGGCGGCGGCGCATGGCAGGCGAAGAAGGCGCGGCTGAAGAAGCGGCTTCTCGACATGGCCGACGAACTGATCGCGATCGCCGCCAAGCGGGCAACCCGCACCGCGCCGCCGCTGGTGGCCGCCGAGGGGCTTTATGACGAGTTTGCCGCCCGGTTCCCCTATGAGGAGACGGAGGACCAGTATAACGCCATCGAGGCGGTGCGCGGCGATCTCGGCCTCGGACGGCCGATGGACCGCCTGATCTGCGGCGATGTCGGCTTCGGCAAGACCGAAGTGGCCCTGCGCGCAGCCTTCCTTGCCGCCATGAACGGCGTCCAGGTGGCCGTAGTGGTGCCGACGACGCTACTCGCGCGCCAGCACTACAAGACCTTCATCGAACGTTTTCGCGGACTGCCGATCAAGGTCGCGCAGGCTTCGCGCCTCGTCAGCGCCAAGGAACTGGCCCAGACCAAGAAAGACCTTTCCGAGGGCAAGGTCGACGTCGTGGTCGGCACCCATGCGCTTCTGGGCACCACGATCAAATTCGCCAATCTCGGCCTCCTGATCATCGACGAGGAGCAGCATTTCGGCGTGCGCCACAAGGAGCGGCTGAAGGAGCTGAAGAGCGACGTGCATGTGCTGACGCTTTCGGCGACGCCCATTCCGCGCACGCTGCAGCTTGCCATGACCGGCGTTCGCGAGCTCTCGCTGATCACCACGCCGCCGGTCGACCGCATGGCGGTCAGGACCTTCATCTCCCCCTTCGACCCGCTGGTGATCCGCGAGAACCTGATGCGCGAGCACTATCGCGGCGGCCAGAGTTTTTACGTCTGTCCGCGCCTTTCCGATCTGGAGGAGGTTCAGGCCTTTTTGCAGGCCGAAGTGCCGGAACTGAAGGTCGCCGTTGCCCACGGGCAGATGGCGGCGGGCCAGCTCGAGGACATCATGAACGCCTTCTATGACGGCAGCTATGATGTGCTGCTGTCAACGACGATCGTGGAATCCGGCCTCGATGTGCCGACGGCCAACACGCTGATCGTCCACCGCGCCGACATGTTCGGCCTGGCCCAGCTTTACCAGCTGCGCGGCCGCGTCGGCCGCTCGAAGATCCGCGCCTTCGCGCTGTTCACGCTGCCTGCCAACAAGCGGCTGACCGATACCGCCGAGCGGCGGCTGAAGGTGCTGCAGTCGCTCGACACGCTGGGCGCCGGCTTCCAGCTCGCAAGCCACGATCTCGATATTCGCGGCGCCGGCAATCTGCTCGGCGAGGAACAGTCCGGCCACATCAAGGAGGTCGGGTTCGAGCTTTACCAGCAGATGCTGGAAGAAGCGGTCGCCGAGGCCAAGGGCGACGAGGACGCGGGCGGCAGCGACTGGTCGCCACAGATCGGGCTCGGAACGTCGGTGATGATCCCGGAAAGCTACGTGCCGGACCTCAATCTCAGGATGGCGCTCTACCGCCGTCTTGGCGAATTGACCGATGCCGGCGATATCGACGCTTTCGGCGCCGAGTTGATCGACCGGTTCGGGCCGATGCCGGAGGCGGTGCAGTCACTCCTGAAGGTGGTGTTCATCAAGTCGCTCTGCCGCACGGCGAATGTCGAAAAGCTCGATGCCGGTCCGAAGGGCATCGTCGTCACCTTCCGCAACAAGGAGTTCCCGAACCCGGCGGGCCTTGTCCAGTTCATCGCCGAGCAGAGCGTCTCGGCGAAGATCAGGCCGGACCAGAGCGTGTTTTTCAACCGCGACCTGCCGACGCCGGACAAGCGCCTCGGCCAGGCCGCGATCATCATGAACAAGCTTTCGAAGATTGCCGAAGCCGGCTAA
- a CDS encoding succinate dehydrogenase assembly factor 2, which produces MTGLKRSSADLDPRRRRILFRCWHRGIREMDLILGQFAEENLAGMDDETLTALETIMAEEDNDLIKWINGAEAAPDHVRIPLFERICAYRPDFDPVENDI; this is translated from the coding sequence ATGACCGGTCTGAAACGTTCGAGCGCCGACCTCGATCCCCGCCGCCGGCGGATCCTGTTTCGCTGCTGGCACCGCGGCATCCGCGAGATGGATCTGATCCTCGGCCAGTTCGCCGAGGAGAATCTTGCCGGAATGGACGACGAGACGCTCACTGCGCTCGAAACGATCATGGCCGAGGAAGACAATGACCTGATCAAATGGATCAACGGCGCCGAAGCGGCGCCCGACCACGTGCGCATACCGCTTTTCGAACGCATCTGCGCCTACAGGCCGGATTTCGACCCGGTCGAAAACGACATCTGA
- the recG gene encoding ATP-dependent DNA helicase RecG translates to MRPALLDPLFAPVTSLAGIGPKLEKLLARLTGREDEARVIDLVFHAPTSLIDRRLRPGIAHLPEGAIVTVEGRVDRHQPAPVRSSAPYRVFIHDDTGELTLTFFRAKADWLEKALPVGETVLVSGRAEWFNGRPSMVHPDYMVSADKADTLPDCEPVYPMTAGLSAKVLRRSIESANERVPDFPEWIDGEVLRRQGFPALKEALLALHNPRDATDLEPQAPARRRLAYDELLAGQLSLALVRSRMRRARGRPVHPTGALSGKVRAALPFTLTSGQEDAVSAILADMARETRMLRMLQGDVGSGKTVVGLLAMLAVVEDGGQAVLMAPTEILARQHYEGIAALAEKAGVAVKLLTGKTKAADRRVIESEIADGTARIVIGTHALFQDNVSYHDLRLAIVDEQHRFGVHQRLKLTAKGMSPHLLVMTATPIPRTLVLAAFGDMDVSNLTEKPAGRKPIQTVTIPAERIGDVVGRLRQALNEGKKAYWICPLVEESEAVDLVSAEERRETLAKALGPEHVGLVHGRMSSADKEAAMEAFKSGETRLLVATTVVEVGVDVPDATIIVIEHAERFGLAQLHQLRGRVGRGDEASSCILLYKGPLSETGRARLSVLRDSNDGFRIAEEDLRLRGEGELLGTRQSGMPGFRFAHLEAHGDILALARKDAAYVVNRDPELQGERGKALRMLLYLFRRDEAIRYLNAG, encoded by the coding sequence ATGCGCCCGGCTCTGCTCGACCCCCTGTTCGCGCCCGTCACCTCGCTTGCGGGGATCGGGCCGAAACTTGAGAAACTGCTCGCGCGCCTCACAGGGCGCGAGGACGAGGCGCGCGTCATTGATCTGGTGTTCCACGCGCCGACCTCGCTGATCGACCGTCGGCTGAGGCCCGGCATCGCGCACCTGCCAGAAGGCGCGATCGTGACGGTGGAGGGCCGCGTCGACCGTCACCAGCCGGCCCCGGTCCGTTCCAGCGCGCCCTACAGGGTGTTCATCCATGACGATACGGGCGAACTGACGCTGACCTTCTTCCGCGCCAAGGCCGACTGGCTGGAAAAGGCGCTTCCCGTCGGCGAGACAGTGCTGGTCAGCGGCCGGGCCGAATGGTTCAACGGCCGGCCGTCCATGGTGCATCCCGACTACATGGTGAGCGCCGACAAGGCCGATACGCTGCCGGACTGCGAGCCGGTCTACCCGATGACGGCCGGACTTTCCGCCAAGGTTCTGCGGCGTTCGATCGAAAGCGCCAATGAACGGGTCCCCGATTTTCCCGAATGGATCGACGGCGAGGTCCTCAGACGTCAGGGCTTTCCGGCGCTGAAGGAAGCGCTCCTTGCGCTTCACAATCCGCGCGACGCGACCGATCTTGAACCCCAGGCCCCGGCACGGCGCAGGCTTGCCTATGACGAACTTCTGGCCGGCCAGCTGTCGCTCGCCCTTGTCAGAAGCCGGATGCGGCGCGCCAGGGGAAGGCCGGTGCATCCCACAGGCGCGCTTTCGGGCAAGGTTCGCGCCGCCCTGCCCTTCACCCTGACTTCCGGTCAGGAAGATGCCGTTTCGGCGATCCTTGCAGACATGGCCCGGGAGACGCGCATGCTGCGCATGCTTCAGGGCGATGTCGGTTCCGGCAAGACCGTCGTCGGTCTTCTGGCGATGCTGGCGGTGGTCGAGGACGGCGGCCAGGCCGTGCTGATGGCGCCGACGGAGATCCTCGCCCGCCAGCATTACGAAGGCATTGCCGCGCTTGCCGAGAAGGCGGGCGTTGCGGTCAAGCTTCTGACCGGCAAGACGAAAGCTGCCGACCGGCGCGTCATTGAATCGGAGATCGCCGATGGCACGGCGCGCATCGTCATCGGCACCCACGCATTGTTTCAGGACAATGTCAGCTATCATGACCTGAGGCTGGCGATCGTCGATGAGCAGCATCGTTTCGGCGTGCATCAGCGGCTGAAGCTGACGGCCAAGGGCATGTCGCCGCATCTTCTGGTGATGACGGCAACGCCGATCCCGCGCACACTGGTGCTGGCGGCCTTCGGCGACATGGATGTCTCCAACCTGACGGAGAAACCCGCGGGACGAAAACCGATCCAGACGGTCACCATCCCGGCCGAGCGCATCGGTGATGTGGTCGGCCGGTTGCGGCAGGCGCTGAATGAAGGAAAAAAAGCCTATTGGATCTGCCCCCTGGTGGAAGAATCGGAGGCCGTTGATCTGGTTTCGGCGGAAGAGCGCCGGGAGACCCTGGCAAAGGCGCTCGGGCCGGAACATGTCGGGCTTGTGCATGGCCGCATGTCGTCCGCCGACAAGGAAGCGGCGATGGAGGCGTTCAAGAGCGGCGAGACCCGGCTTCTGGTGGCAACCACCGTAGTCGAAGTCGGCGTCGACGTGCCGGACGCCACGATCATCGTCATCGAGCATGCCGAGCGCTTCGGCCTTGCCCAGTTGCACCAGTTGCGCGGGCGGGTCGGGCGCGGCGATGAGGCCTCCTCCTGCATTCTGCTTTACAAGGGACCGCTGTCGGAAACCGGACGGGCGCGGCTTTCCGTCCTGCGCGACAGCAATGACGGGTTCCGGATCGCCGAGGAAGACCTGAGGCTGCGCGGCGAGGGCGAGCTTCTCGGCACGCGCCAGTCCGGCATGCCGGGCTTCCGCTTCGCCCATCTGGAGGCCCACGGCGACATTCTGGCGCTTGCCCGCAAGGACGCCGCCTATGTGGTCAACAGGGATCCGGAGCTTCAGGGCGAACGCGGCAAGGCCCTGCGCATGCTGCTCTATCTCTTCCGCCGCGACGAGGCGATCCGCTACCTCAACGCGGGTTGA
- a CDS encoding GNAT family N-acetyltransferase, which yields MKIRREQFSDVRAVDALVRRAFYGHPHSDGSEPDIIRRLRGAGALSLALVAEEDDRIVGHIAFSPVGFSGGARGWYGIGPVAVDPDYQNRGIGSALMLGGLELLKDDGARGAVLVGDPGFYHRFGFRAEPGISHKGVPAENLLVLPFDDELPMGEVAFHRAFFGEV from the coding sequence ATGAAGATACGCCGTGAACAATTTAGCGATGTCCGTGCCGTGGATGCGCTTGTGCGCCGTGCCTTTTATGGGCATCCCCACAGCGACGGCAGCGAGCCGGATATCATTCGCCGCCTGAGAGGAGCAGGCGCGCTCTCGCTTGCGCTGGTGGCGGAGGAAGACGATCGGATCGTCGGGCATATCGCCTTTTCTCCGGTCGGCTTTTCCGGCGGCGCAAGGGGCTGGTATGGCATTGGCCCCGTTGCCGTCGATCCGGACTATCAGAACAGGGGGATAGGCTCGGCGCTGATGCTCGGCGGGTTGGAGCTCCTGAAGGATGACGGCGCGCGCGGCGCGGTTCTGGTCGGGGATCCCGGCTTCTACCATCGCTTCGGCTTCCGGGCGGAGCCCGGCATCTCGCACAAGGGCGTTCCCGCCGAAAACTTGCTTGTCCTGCCATTCGACGATGAACTTCCGATGGGCGAAGTTGCCTTCCACCGCGCTTTTTTTGGCGAGGTCTGA
- the glmS gene encoding glutamine--fructose-6-phosphate transaminase (isomerizing) — protein MCGIVGIVGREPVAERLVDALKRLEYRGYDSAGIAVIESDGALSRRRAPGKLENLRARLSQDPVDGVTGIAHTRWATHGVPNETNAHPHIAGDVAVVHNGIIENFAELRAELAADGAVFETETDTEIVARLLDRYRREGMAPRDAVLAMLQRVTGAFALVILFQDRPETLYVARYGPPLAVGYGASEMYVGSDAIALAPFAAGISYLEDGDMAIVDRDGVEFCDFSGAPVSRKRQPLQLSSLLIDKGNHRHFMEKEIFDQPEVISHTLGHYCDFANQRAQTDGDGIDFSNVSKLAIAACGTAYLSGLIGKYWIERFARLPVEIDVASEFRYREMPLAQDQLALFVSQSGETADTLASLRYCKANGVKTGALVNVTGSTIAREADAVFPILAGPEISVASTKAFTCQLALMAALALRAGRERGALSLEEEQRLVHQLSEVPRLMSRVLHAVQPQIERLARELSRFHHVLYLGRGTSYPLALEGALKLKEITYIHAEGYAAGELKHGPIALIDENMPVIVIAPHDRFFEKTVSNMQEVAARDGRIVFITDEAGAAASDLKTMETIVLPDMPEFIAPMVFALPIQLLAYHTAVFMGTDADQPRNLAKAVTVE, from the coding sequence ATGTGCGGAATTGTCGGAATTGTCGGCCGCGAGCCGGTCGCCGAGCGGCTGGTTGATGCTTTGAAGCGCCTGGAATATCGCGGCTATGACTCCGCCGGCATCGCCGTCATCGAGTCTGACGGGGCGCTCTCTCGAAGGCGCGCTCCGGGCAAGCTGGAAAATCTGCGCGCCCGCCTTTCGCAAGATCCGGTCGACGGCGTGACCGGTATCGCCCATACCCGCTGGGCCACCCATGGCGTGCCGAACGAGACCAATGCGCATCCCCACATTGCTGGCGACGTCGCCGTGGTCCACAACGGCATCATCGAGAATTTCGCCGAACTGCGCGCCGAGCTTGCGGCGGACGGCGCGGTCTTCGAGACGGAGACCGACACGGAGATTGTCGCGAGGCTGCTGGACAGGTATCGCCGCGAAGGCATGGCCCCGCGTGATGCGGTGCTCGCCATGCTGCAAAGGGTGACCGGCGCCTTCGCGCTGGTGATCCTGTTTCAGGACCGGCCGGAGACGCTTTATGTCGCCCGCTACGGCCCGCCGCTTGCCGTCGGCTACGGCGCCTCGGAAATGTATGTCGGTTCGGACGCGATCGCGCTTGCGCCCTTTGCCGCGGGAATTTCCTATCTCGAGGATGGCGACATGGCCATTGTCGACCGCGACGGCGTCGAATTCTGCGATTTTTCCGGCGCACCCGTCTCGCGCAAGCGCCAGCCGCTGCAGCTCTCTTCCCTGCTGATCGACAAGGGCAATCATCGCCACTTCATGGAGAAGGAGATCTTCGACCAGCCGGAGGTGATCTCGCACACGCTCGGCCATTATTGCGACTTTGCCAATCAGCGCGCGCAAACGGACGGCGACGGGATCGATTTCTCCAATGTCTCGAAGCTGGCGATCGCGGCCTGCGGCACCGCCTATCTGTCCGGCCTGATCGGCAAATACTGGATCGAGCGCTTCGCCAGGCTTCCCGTCGAGATCGATGTCGCCTCGGAATTCCGCTATCGCGAAATGCCGTTGGCGCAAGACCAGCTGGCGCTGTTCGTCTCCCAGTCCGGCGAGACCGCCGATACGCTCGCATCGCTGCGCTACTGCAAGGCCAACGGGGTGAAGACCGGCGCGCTCGTCAACGTCACCGGTTCGACGATTGCCCGCGAGGCCGATGCGGTCTTTCCGATTCTCGCCGGGCCGGAGATTTCCGTTGCCTCGACCAAGGCCTTTACCTGCCAGCTCGCGCTGATGGCAGCGCTGGCGCTCAGGGCGGGACGCGAACGGGGAGCCCTGTCGCTGGAGGAAGAGCAGAGGCTCGTCCATCAGCTTTCCGAAGTGCCGCGCCTGATGAGCCGGGTGCTGCATGCGGTCCAGCCGCAGATCGAGCGGCTGGCGCGGGAACTGTCGCGCTTCCATCACGTGCTCTATCTCGGCCGCGGCACCAGCTATCCGCTGGCGCTGGAAGGCGCGCTGAAACTTAAGGAAATCACCTATATCCACGCCGAGGGCTATGCCGCGGGCGAGCTGAAGCACGGGCCGATCGCCCTGATCGACGAGAATATGCCTGTCATCGTCATCGCACCGCATGACCGTTTCTTCGAAAAGACGGTCTCCAACATGCAGGAGGTCGCCGCCCGCGACGGCCGCATCGTCTTCATCACCGACGAGGCGGGAGCCGCCGCGTCAGACCTGAAGACCATGGAAACGATCGTACTGCCGGATATGCCGGAATTCATCGCGCCCATGGTGTTCGCCCTGCCGATCCAGCTGCTCGCCTATCACACGGCCGTCTTCATGGGCACGGATGCGGACCAGCCGCGAAACCTTGCCAAGGCCGTGACGGTGGAGTGA
- the glmU gene encoding bifunctional UDP-N-acetylglucosamine diphosphorylase/glucosamine-1-phosphate N-acetyltransferase GlmU: MSRSALAIVLAAGDGTRMKSDKTKMLHEVAGRAMAAHVVDTVDRSGVDETVLVVGRDGDKVAAACASAGKTLRTFEQTERLGTAHAVLAAREAIAAGFDDLIVTYGDTPLITAETLGRTRAALAEGSDVVVIGFEAADPTGYGRLLVKDGALAAIREEKDASAEERAVTLCNSGLMAINGRRALEFLDAIGNDNAKGEYYLTDVVEVALAKGGRASVVMADPQEVLGCNNRAELAELERIWQVRRRRELMLSGVTMIAPETVFLSYDTEIGPDTVIEPNVWFGPGVRIAANVAIHAFSHIEGASVASGSQVGPFARLRPGAVLHDDAKVGNFCEVKNGDIGVGAKVNHLSYIGDASVGAKANIGAGTITCNYDGVNKARTIIGESAFIGSNSALVAPVAIGNGAYVGSGSVITTDVPDNALAIARGRQENREGRAELIRARARAIKAAKQSKS; encoded by the coding sequence ATGTCACGCAGCGCTCTGGCCATTGTTCTTGCCGCCGGCGACGGCACCAGGATGAAATCGGACAAGACCAAGATGCTGCATGAAGTGGCCGGACGCGCCATGGCGGCTCACGTGGTCGATACGGTTGACCGTTCCGGCGTGGACGAGACTGTGCTCGTCGTCGGCCGCGACGGCGACAAGGTGGCAGCCGCCTGCGCTTCCGCAGGCAAGACCCTGAGGACCTTCGAGCAGACGGAACGCCTCGGCACCGCCCATGCCGTGCTCGCCGCGCGCGAGGCGATTGCAGCAGGTTTTGACGACCTCATCGTCACCTATGGCGATACGCCCTTGATCACTGCCGAAACGCTCGGCAGGACCCGCGCTGCGCTGGCAGAGGGCAGTGATGTCGTGGTCATCGGCTTCGAAGCCGCAGATCCGACAGGCTACGGCCGTCTTTTGGTGAAAGACGGGGCGCTGGCGGCGATCCGCGAGGAAAAGGATGCGAGCGCCGAAGAACGCGCGGTAACGCTCTGCAACAGCGGCCTGATGGCAATCAACGGTCGGCGCGCGCTCGAATTCCTCGATGCGATCGGCAACGACAACGCCAAGGGCGAGTATTATCTGACCGACGTGGTGGAGGTGGCGCTTGCAAAGGGCGGCCGGGCGAGCGTGGTGATGGCCGACCCGCAAGAGGTGCTCGGCTGCAACAACCGCGCCGAACTGGCTGAACTGGAACGGATATGGCAGGTCCGCCGCCGTCGCGAACTGATGCTCTCCGGCGTCACCATGATCGCTCCGGAGACGGTGTTCCTGTCCTACGATACGGAGATCGGCCCCGACACGGTGATCGAACCCAATGTCTGGTTCGGGCCGGGCGTGCGCATCGCCGCCAATGTCGCCATCCATGCCTTCAGCCATATCGAGGGGGCGTCGGTCGCATCCGGCAGCCAGGTGGGGCCTTTCGCCCGCCTGAGGCCCGGCGCTGTGCTGCATGACGACGCCAAGGTCGGCAATTTCTGCGAGGTGAAGAACGGCGATATCGGCGTCGGCGCCAAGGTCAACCATCTGAGCTATATCGGCGACGCCAGCGTCGGCGCGAAGGCGAATATCGGCGCGGGAACGATCACCTGCAATTATGACGGCGTCAACAAGGCGCGGACCATAATCGGCGAGAGCGCCTTCATCGGATCCAATTCGGCGCTGGTCGCACCGGTTGCGATCGGCAATGGCGCCTATGTCGGATCGGGCAGCGTCATCACCACCGACGTGCCGGATAATGCGCTGGCGATCGCGCGCGGCCGGCAGGAAAACCGGGAAGGGCGGGCCGAGCTGATCCGCGCCCGCGCCCGCGCCATCAAGGCGGCGAAGCAGTCGAAATCCTAG
- a CDS encoding BMP family ABC transporter substrate-binding protein gives MKSLKLALAASAAVIAGFAASGAAAQEDIKACFVYVGSATDGGWTQAHDIARQELEDTLGIETAYIENVPEGPDAERAIERMARSGCTIVFTTSFGFMEPTLKVAAKYPDVKFEHATGFKTADNVATYNSRFYEGRYISGVIAGSISESGIGGYIGSFPIPEVVMGIDAFQLGAQSVNPDFTTKVVWANTWFDPGREADAAKALIDQGVDVLAQHTDTTAPMQIAAERGIKAFGQASDMIEAGPETQLTAILDTWAPYYIKRVKAVQDGTWTSEQSWDGLKDGILSMAPYTNMPDDVKALAEETEAKIISGELKPFTGPVTLQDGTPWLAEGETADDGTLLGLNVLVEGVDGTIPSSE, from the coding sequence ATGAAATCCCTGAAACTCGCTCTCGCCGCCTCCGCGGCTGTCATTGCCGGCTTTGCCGCCTCCGGTGCTGCCGCCCAGGAAGACATCAAAGCCTGCTTCGTCTATGTCGGCTCGGCGACAGACGGCGGCTGGACCCAGGCGCACGACATCGCCCGCCAGGAGCTGGAAGACACGCTCGGCATCGAGACCGCCTATATCGAGAACGTGCCGGAAGGCCCGGACGCCGAGCGCGCGATCGAGCGCATGGCCCGCTCCGGCTGCACCATCGTCTTCACCACCTCGTTCGGCTTCATGGAGCCGACCCTGAAGGTCGCCGCCAAATATCCCGATGTCAAATTCGAACACGCGACCGGCTTCAAGACCGCCGACAATGTCGCGACCTACAATTCGCGTTTCTATGAAGGCCGCTACATCTCCGGCGTCATTGCCGGTTCGATCTCCGAAAGCGGCATCGGCGGCTATATCGGTTCCTTCCCGATTCCCGAAGTCGTGATGGGCATCGATGCCTTCCAGCTCGGCGCGCAGTCGGTCAACCCCGACTTCACGACCAAGGTCGTCTGGGCCAACACCTGGTTCGACCCGGGCCGCGAAGCTGACGCCGCCAAGGCGCTGATCGACCAGGGTGTCGACGTCCTGGCGCAGCACACGGACACGACCGCGCCGATGCAGATCGCCGCCGAGCGCGGCATCAAGGCCTTTGGCCAGGCGTCCGACATGATCGAGGCCGGTCCGGAAACCCAGCTGACGGCGATCCTCGATACCTGGGCGCCTTACTATATCAAGCGCGTCAAGGCGGTGCAGGACGGCACCTGGACGTCGGAGCAGAGCTGGGACGGCCTGAAGGACGGCATCCTGTCGATGGCGCCCTATACCAACATGCCCGATGACGTGAAGGCTCTGGCTGAAGAGACCGAGGCCAAGATCATCTCCGGCGAACTGAAGCCGTTTACCGGCCCGGTCACCCTGCAGGACGGCACGCCGTGGCTTGCCGAAGGCGAGACCGCCGATGACGGCACGCTGCTCGGCCTCAACGTTCTGGTCGAAGGCGTCGACGGCACGATTCCGAGTTCGGAGTAA